The following are encoded together in the Pungitius pungitius chromosome 7, fPunPun2.1, whole genome shotgun sequence genome:
- the LOC119228347 gene encoding protein NYNRIN-like isoform X1: MSGRYVYSQGASGLTVTEKFTTPMTSVHSDETDLKPDIKVKHSFLLSSLCPVNLMGRDLMCTYGICLTSSPDGLKVVRRRAALQMMQKAPSNPLFVYQWWIPIDDARRLSQAGEARVSPHADRMNPEHLHCTTYVSEGPDDSFEETFFETLSDAIACSTLYWSTCKSAVSISLSSTQKELFQVPGSYPHVSLSKGRLDQWRDLGPFVAQCESLTDWEETIDPLVLRSASTGFHRTHCVLLTPACRSVYVFYEHNDKVETFLTNPTSISPALASVPQTLWAAHKYDVGLINNCQPVVITPRSDFRPHKHQYPLRQEAIDGITPVFNSLLEAGVIVPCPDSPVRTPIFPVKKIRDAGKPTEWRFVQDLKAVNAAVHARAPNVPNPYTILAQIPPEAKWFSVVDLSNAFFSVPVDKDSQFWFAFNFNGKPYTFTRLCQGYTESPTIYNDALRESLESLTLSPGSALLQYVDDCLIAAPTQTQCQTDTLKLLKHLAKEGHKASLSKLQFVSQNVRFLGHDISGEGKTLSPKRIAAIASIPKPNTKKQMMSFLGMCSYCRSFIPNYSQMEQPLSNLIHGKNLTAHDKIIWTEEGLAAFTQMKCALQTPPTLGLPNPNKPFTQTVDERQGCMTSVLLQPHGDKLRPVAYFSAKLDPVAAGLPQCLRAVAAAERALTASRDIVGYAPLTLLVPHAVSLILLEQKSSHLSAARYLRYHTCLLDMPNVTIKRCTNLNPASLLPIPGDGEDHNCLAELQAQCTPRPDLVDTPLTNSDMVMYVDGSASRDPQSGENCVGFAVVSDSGVLCSGPLPCHLSAQAAELIALTEACKLAKGKTVTVHTDSRYAFGVVHDFGALWRHRNFLKSDGKPILHHTLIAELLESILLPTAIAVCKCAAHTSNTDDVSRGNARADSAAKAAALRSLPASSVFMCSQVSVPSSLTAMQSLSTPDERRLWSISGCIYTNGLWTGPEGKPCLPKHYFAHYAKLTHGLDHVSKGGMLRALNETWFTKGFTAYAQKFCSACVTCSTHNVGRPVGVSSQAAHPPPTRPFEHIMMDFVELSPSEGKKHCLVMVDMFSKWVEVFPSSKQTAATVAKALISEIIPRWGIPAKISSDNGSHFVNEAITELSAYLGIDLKTHCAYHPASGGAVERENGTLKTKLAKCCADTGLPWTKALPLVLMYMRMRKRTRSNLSPFEILFGFPPHVGTEAPTAPLPSTALCEHEMLTYCAQLSSALSNIRQQVAAALPKPAEGPLLKDFRRKNWKARRWQGPFQILLVTQTAVKVAERATWIHASHCKKVPDPVPAVGSSDPTPTTSVNQPTPPLQ, encoded by the exons ATGAGTGGGCGGTATGTATATTCTCAAGGGGCTTCAGGTTTGACTGTGACAGAAAAATTTACTACACCTATGACGAGTGTACACTCTGACGAGACTGACCTAAAACCTgacataaaagtaaaacattcttttttactCTCTTCACTTTGTCCCGTAAATCTGATGGGCAGAGACTTGATGTGTACCTATGGTATTTGTTTGACGTCATCTCCAGACGGCCTTAAAGTGGTTAGGCGTAGAGCCGCACTCCAAATGATGCAAAAGGCTCCCTCTAATCCTCTTTTTGTGTATCAGTGGTGGATCCCGATCGATGACGCTCGGAGGCTAAGCCAGGCTGGTGAAGCACGGGTTTCTCCTCATGCAGACCGTATGAACCCTGAACACCTGCATTGCACAACATATGTGTCAGAGGGTCCAGACGACTCTTTTGAAGAGACATTTTTTGAGACCCTCAGTGATGCAATTGCCTGTTCTACTTTGTACTGGTCAACTTGTAAATCTGCTGTGTCTATTTCTCTGTCTTCCACGCAGAAAGAGCTGTTTCAAGTTCCCGGCTCCTATCCCCATGTCTCACTGTCTAAAGGACGCCTTGACCAATGGAGGGATTTGGGACCATTTGTGGCTCAGTGTGAATCTCTCACTGACTGGGAGGAGACAATCGATCCGCTTGTTCTGCGCTCCGCATCTACAGGGTTTCACAGAACTCACTGTGTACTTCTCACACCAGCTTGTCGATCTGTCTATGTGTTTTATGAGCACAACGACAaagttgaaacatttttaacaaatcccACATCGATTTCTCCCGCTCTTGCTTCTGTTCCACAGACACTCTGGGCGGCACACAAATATGACGTAGGCTTGATCAACAACTGCCAACCGGTCGTCATCACTCCACGTTCTGACTTCCGCCCCCACAAACACCAGTACCCCCTGCGACAAGAGGCCATTGACGGTATCACACCTGTATTCAATTCGCTCCTGGAGGCAGGAGTGATAGTTCCATGTCCAGACTCACCGGTCAGGACGCCAAtatttccagtaaaaaaaatcagagatGCTGGCAAGCCTACAGAATGGCGTTTCGTGCAGGACCTAAAAGCAGTAAATGCGGCTGTTCATGCACGGGCACCAAATGTTCCTAATCCTTACACAATCCTAGCTCAGATTCCTCCTGAAGCTAAATGGTTTTCTGTTGTTGACCTGTCAAATGCCTTTTTCAGCGTGCCAGTCGACAAAGACAGTCAATTTTGGTTTGCATTCAACTTCAACGGTAAGCCATACACCTTCACTCGTTTGTGTCAAGGCTATACCGAATCACCCACAATCTACAATGATGCGCTCAGAGAAAGCTTGGAGAGCTTAACGCTCTCTCCCGGCTCTGCACTTCTGCAGTATGTTGACGACTGTTTAATTGCAGCTCCTACTCAGACGCAGTGTCAGACAGACACGCTTAAACTACTCAAACATTTAGCGAAGGAAGGCCACAAGGCCAGCCTTTCTAAATTGCAATTTGTGTCTCAAAATGTGCGTTTCCTAGGTCATGACATATCTGGAGAAGGAAAAACCCTCTCCCCAAAAAGAATCGCCGCGATCGCATCAATACCGAAACccaacaccaaaaaacaaatgatgtccttTTTGGGCATGTGCTCATACTGTCGATCATTTATTCCAAACTACTCACAAATGGAACAACCGTTATCAAACCTAATCCATGGAAAAAATCTTACAGCACACGACAAAATAATCTGGACTGAAGAGGGTCTTGCGGCcttcacacaaatgaaatgtgcttTGCAAACTCCTCCGACTCTTGGACTGCCGAATCCGAATAAGCCATTTACTCAGACAGTAGATGAAAGACAGGGCTGCATGACTTCTGTGCTGCTACAACCCCATGGTGATAAACTCCGCCCGGTTGCGTATTTCTCCGCAAAACTCGACCCTGTCGCTGCAGGACTGCCACAATGTTTGCGCGCTGTGGCCGCGGCTGAAAGAGCGCTCACTGCCTCACGTGACATAGTGGGTTACGCACCACTCACTCTGCTCGTTCCGCACGCGGTTTCTTTGATTCTCCTCGAACAGAAATCCTCTCACCTTTCTGCGGCTCGCTATTTACGGTACCACACATGTCTCCTCGACATGCCGAATGTCACAATAAAACGTTGTACTAACCTTAACCCTGCATCCTTACTTCCTATTCCTGGGGATGGGGAGGACCACAACTGTTTGGCTGAGCTCCAAGCTCAGTGCACTCCTCGTCCTGACCTAGTGGACACTCCACTAACTAACAGCGACATGGTAATGTATGTGGATGGATCCGCCTCTCGCGATCCTCAGTCTGGTGAAAATTGTGttggttttgctgttgtttctgaCTCTGGTGTGCTGTGTTCAGGTCCTCTGCCATGTCACCTCTCAGCCCAGGCAGCTGAGCTCATCGCTCTGACCGAAGCCTGTAAACTGGCTAAGGGTAAAACAGTCACAGTTCACACTGACTCTCGCTATGCGTTTGGTGTAGTACATGATTTTGGGGCACTGTGGAGACACAGGAATTTCCTTAAATCGGACGGTAAGCCCATCCTACATCACACTCTCATTGCTGAACTGTTGGAATCCATCTTGCTACCCACAGCTATTGCTGTCTGTAAATGTGCAGCCCACACGTCTAATACAGATGATGTATCACGGGGAAATGCTCGAGCAGACTCGGCTGcaaaagctgctgctctgcgcTCGCTCCCAGCTTCCTCTGTTTTCATGTGCTCTCAGGTGTCAGTTCCCTCCTCTCTTACAGCGATGCAGTCCCTCTCCACCCCTGATGAAAGACGGCTTTGGTCCATATCTGGCTGTATTTACACCAACGGCCTCTGGACTGGACCCGAGGGCAAGCCGTGTTTACCTAAACATTATTTTGCCCATTATGCTAAGTTGACTCATGGGTTAGACCATGTGTCAAAAGGTGGAATGTTACGTGCACTTAATGAGACGTGGTTTACAAAAGGGTTCACAGCATATGCACAAAAATTTTGTTCTGCATGTGTCACCTGTTCTACTCACAATGTAGGCAGGCCCGTGGGCGTGTCCAGCCAGGCTGCACACCCACCACCAACCCGCCCTTTTGAGCACATTATGATGGATTTTGTGGAGTTATCTCCATCTGAAGGTAAGAAACACTGTCTGGTGATGGTAGACATGTTTTCCAAGTGGGTTGAGgtttttccatcaagcaaacaaACCGCTGCAACAGTGGCCAAGGCCCTGATTTCTGAAATCATTCCTCGATGGGGTATTCCGGCTAAAATATCAAGCGACAATGGTTCTCATTTTGTCAACGAGGCCATTACAGAATTAAGTGCATACCTaggtattgatttaaaaacacactgcgCATACCATCCAGCCAGTGGAGGGGCTGTGGAACGAGAAAATGGCACACTCAAAACCAAATTGGCAAAGTGCTGTGCAGACACAGGTCTGCCCTGGACAAAAGCCCTGCCTCTAGTGTTGATGTACATGCGTATGAGAAAACGAACACGAAGCAACCTGAGTCCCTTCGAGATATTGtttggttttcctcctcacGTAGGAACCGAGGCACCGACGGCACCACTCCCTTCAACCGCGCTATGTGAACATGAAATGTTAACATATTGTGCACAactctcttctgctctgtctAACATACGACAACAGGTTGCAGCCGCCCTCCCGAAACCAGCTGAAGGACCACTCC TGAAAGACTTCAGAAGAAAGAACTGGAAAGCACGACGCTGGCAGGGACCGTTCCAGATTCTCCTTGTCACCCAAACAGCTGTCAAAGTAGCTGAAAGGGCAACTTGGATCCACGCATCCCATTGCAAGAAGGTTCCAGATCCAGTACCAGCAGTGGGCTCAAGCGACCCTACCCCCACAACAAGTGTCAATCAACCGACACCACCGTTGCAGTGA
- the LOC119228347 gene encoding uncharacterized protein LOC119228347 isoform X3: MSGRYVYSQGASGLTVTEKFTTPMTSVHSDETDLKPDIKVKHSFLLSSLCPVNLMGRDLMCTYGICLTSSPDGLKVVRRRAALQMMQKAPSNPLFVYQWWIPIDDARRLSQAGEARVSPHADRMNPEHLHCTTYVSEGPDDSFEETFFETLSDAIACSTLYWSTCKSAVSISLSSTQKELFQVPGSYPHVSLSKGRLDQWRDLGPFVAQCESLTDWEETIDPLVLRSASTGFHRTHCVLLTPACRSVYVFYEHNDKVETFLTNPTSISPALASVPQTLWAAHKYDVGLINNCQPVVITPRSDFRPHKHQYPLRQEAIDGITPVFNSLLEAGVIVPCPDSPVRTPIFPVKKIRDAGKPTEWRFVQDLKAVNAAVHARAPNVPNPYTILAQIPPEAKWFSVVDLSNAFFSVPVDKDSQFWFAFNFNGKPYTFTRLCQGYTESPTIYNDALRESLESLTLSPGSALLQYVDDCLIAAPTQTQCQTDTLKLLKHLAKEGHKASLSKLQFVSQNVRFLGHDISGEGKTLSPKRIAAIASIPKPNTKKQMMSFLGMCSYCRSFIPNYSQMEQPLSNLIHGKNLTAHDKIIWTEEGLAAFTQMKCALQTPPTLGLPNPNKPFTQTVDERQGCMTSVLLQPHGDKLRPVAYFSAKLDPVAAGLPQCLRAVAAAERALTASRDIVGYAPLTLLVPHAVSLILLEQKSSHLSAARYLRYHTCLLDMPNVTIKRCTNLNPASLLPIPGDGEDHNCLAELQAQCTPRPDLVDTPLTNSDMVAAALPKPAEGPLHKLKPGDFVVVKDFRRKNWKARRWQGPFQILLVTQTAVKVAERATWIHASHCKKVPDPVPAVGSSDPTPTTSVNQPTPPLQ; encoded by the exons ATGAGTGGGCGGTATGTATATTCTCAAGGGGCTTCAGGTTTGACTGTGACAGAAAAATTTACTACACCTATGACGAGTGTACACTCTGACGAGACTGACCTAAAACCTgacataaaagtaaaacattcttttttactCTCTTCACTTTGTCCCGTAAATCTGATGGGCAGAGACTTGATGTGTACCTATGGTATTTGTTTGACGTCATCTCCAGACGGCCTTAAAGTGGTTAGGCGTAGAGCCGCACTCCAAATGATGCAAAAGGCTCCCTCTAATCCTCTTTTTGTGTATCAGTGGTGGATCCCGATCGATGACGCTCGGAGGCTAAGCCAGGCTGGTGAAGCACGGGTTTCTCCTCATGCAGACCGTATGAACCCTGAACACCTGCATTGCACAACATATGTGTCAGAGGGTCCAGACGACTCTTTTGAAGAGACATTTTTTGAGACCCTCAGTGATGCAATTGCCTGTTCTACTTTGTACTGGTCAACTTGTAAATCTGCTGTGTCTATTTCTCTGTCTTCCACGCAGAAAGAGCTGTTTCAAGTTCCCGGCTCCTATCCCCATGTCTCACTGTCTAAAGGACGCCTTGACCAATGGAGGGATTTGGGACCATTTGTGGCTCAGTGTGAATCTCTCACTGACTGGGAGGAGACAATCGATCCGCTTGTTCTGCGCTCCGCATCTACAGGGTTTCACAGAACTCACTGTGTACTTCTCACACCAGCTTGTCGATCTGTCTATGTGTTTTATGAGCACAACGACAaagttgaaacatttttaacaaatcccACATCGATTTCTCCCGCTCTTGCTTCTGTTCCACAGACACTCTGGGCGGCACACAAATATGACGTAGGCTTGATCAACAACTGCCAACCGGTCGTCATCACTCCACGTTCTGACTTCCGCCCCCACAAACACCAGTACCCCCTGCGACAAGAGGCCATTGACGGTATCACACCTGTATTCAATTCGCTCCTGGAGGCAGGAGTGATAGTTCCATGTCCAGACTCACCGGTCAGGACGCCAAtatttccagtaaaaaaaatcagagatGCTGGCAAGCCTACAGAATGGCGTTTCGTGCAGGACCTAAAAGCAGTAAATGCGGCTGTTCATGCACGGGCACCAAATGTTCCTAATCCTTACACAATCCTAGCTCAGATTCCTCCTGAAGCTAAATGGTTTTCTGTTGTTGACCTGTCAAATGCCTTTTTCAGCGTGCCAGTCGACAAAGACAGTCAATTTTGGTTTGCATTCAACTTCAACGGTAAGCCATACACCTTCACTCGTTTGTGTCAAGGCTATACCGAATCACCCACAATCTACAATGATGCGCTCAGAGAAAGCTTGGAGAGCTTAACGCTCTCTCCCGGCTCTGCACTTCTGCAGTATGTTGACGACTGTTTAATTGCAGCTCCTACTCAGACGCAGTGTCAGACAGACACGCTTAAACTACTCAAACATTTAGCGAAGGAAGGCCACAAGGCCAGCCTTTCTAAATTGCAATTTGTGTCTCAAAATGTGCGTTTCCTAGGTCATGACATATCTGGAGAAGGAAAAACCCTCTCCCCAAAAAGAATCGCCGCGATCGCATCAATACCGAAACccaacaccaaaaaacaaatgatgtccttTTTGGGCATGTGCTCATACTGTCGATCATTTATTCCAAACTACTCACAAATGGAACAACCGTTATCAAACCTAATCCATGGAAAAAATCTTACAGCACACGACAAAATAATCTGGACTGAAGAGGGTCTTGCGGCcttcacacaaatgaaatgtgcttTGCAAACTCCTCCGACTCTTGGACTGCCGAATCCGAATAAGCCATTTACTCAGACAGTAGATGAAAGACAGGGCTGCATGACTTCTGTGCTGCTACAACCCCATGGTGATAAACTCCGCCCGGTTGCGTATTTCTCCGCAAAACTCGACCCTGTCGCTGCAGGACTGCCACAATGTTTGCGCGCTGTGGCCGCGGCTGAAAGAGCGCTCACTGCCTCACGTGACATAGTGGGTTACGCACCACTCACTCTGCTCGTTCCGCACGCGGTTTCTTTGATTCTCCTCGAACAGAAATCCTCTCACCTTTCTGCGGCTCGCTATTTACGGTACCACACATGTCTCCTCGACATGCCGAATGTCACAATAAAACGTTGTACTAACCTTAACCCTGCATCCTTACTTCCTATTCCTGGGGATGGGGAGGACCACAACTGTTTGGCTGAGCTCCAAGCTCAGTGCACTCCTCGTCCTGACCTAGTGGACACTCCACTAACTAACAGCGACATG GTTGCAGCCGCCCTCCCGAAACCAGCTGAAGGACCACTCCACAAACTGAAACCTGGTGACTTTGTGGTGGTGAAAGACTTCAGAAGAAAGAACTGGAAAGCACGACGCTGGCAGGGACCGTTCCAGATTCTCCTTGTCACCCAAACAGCTGTCAAAGTAGCTGAAAGGGCAACTTGGATCCACGCATCCCATTGCAAGAAGGTTCCAGATCCAGTACCAGCAGTGGGCTCAAGCGACCCTACCCCCACAACAAGTGTCAATCAACCGACACCACCGTTGCAGTGA
- the LOC119228347 gene encoding uncharacterized protein LOC119228347 isoform X2 — protein sequence MSGRYVYSQGASGLTVTEKFTTPMTSVHSDETDLKPDIKVKHSFLLSSLCPVNLMGRDLMCTYGICLTSSPDGLKVVRRRAALQMMQKAPSNPLFVYQWWIPIDDARRLSQAGEARVSPHADRMNPEHLHCTTYVSEGPDDSFEETFFETLSDAIACSTLYWSTCKSAVSISLSSTQKELFQVPGSYPHVSLSKGRLDQWRDLGPFVAQCESLTDWEETIDPLVLRSASTGFHRTHCVLLTPACRSVYVFYEHNDKVETFLTNPTSISPALASVPQTLWAAHKYDVGLINNCQPVVITPRSDFRPHKHQYPLRQEAIDGITPVFNSLLEAGVIVPCPDSPVRTPIFPVKKIRDAGKPTEWRFVQDLKAVNAAVHARAPNVPNPYTILAQIPPEAKWFSVVDLSNAFFSVPVDKDSQFWFAFNFNGKPYTFTRLCQGYTESPTIYNDALRESLESLTLSPGSALLQYVDDCLIAAPTQTQCQTDTLKLLKHLAKEGHKASLSKLQFVSQNVRFLGHDISGEGKTLSPKRIAAIASIPKPNTKKQMMSFLGMCSYCRSFIPNYSQMEQPLSNLIHGKNLTAHDKIIWTEEGLAAFTQMKCALQTPPTLGLPNPNKPFTQTVDERQGCMTSVLLQPHGDKLRPVAYFSAKLDPVAAGLPQCLRAVAAAERALTASRDIVGYAPLTLLVPHAVSLILLEQKSSHLSAARYLRYHTCLLDMPNVTIKRCTNLNPASLLPIPGDGEDHNCLAELQAQCTPRPDLVDTPLTNSDMVMYVDGSASRDPQSGENCVGFAVVSDSGVLCSGPLPCHLSAQAAELIALTEACKLAKGKTVTVHTDSRYAFGVVHDFGALWRHRNFLKSDGKPILHHTLIAELLESILLPTAIAVCKCAAHTSNTDDVSRGNARADSAAKAAALRSLPASSVFMCSQVSVPSSLTAMQSLSTPDERRLWSISGCIYTNGLWTGPEGKPCLPKHYFAHYAKLTHGLDHVSKGGMLRALNETWFTKGFTAYAQKFCSACVTCSTHNVGRPVGVSSQAAHPPPTRPFEHIMMDFVELSPSEGCSRPPETS from the exons ATGAGTGGGCGGTATGTATATTCTCAAGGGGCTTCAGGTTTGACTGTGACAGAAAAATTTACTACACCTATGACGAGTGTACACTCTGACGAGACTGACCTAAAACCTgacataaaagtaaaacattcttttttactCTCTTCACTTTGTCCCGTAAATCTGATGGGCAGAGACTTGATGTGTACCTATGGTATTTGTTTGACGTCATCTCCAGACGGCCTTAAAGTGGTTAGGCGTAGAGCCGCACTCCAAATGATGCAAAAGGCTCCCTCTAATCCTCTTTTTGTGTATCAGTGGTGGATCCCGATCGATGACGCTCGGAGGCTAAGCCAGGCTGGTGAAGCACGGGTTTCTCCTCATGCAGACCGTATGAACCCTGAACACCTGCATTGCACAACATATGTGTCAGAGGGTCCAGACGACTCTTTTGAAGAGACATTTTTTGAGACCCTCAGTGATGCAATTGCCTGTTCTACTTTGTACTGGTCAACTTGTAAATCTGCTGTGTCTATTTCTCTGTCTTCCACGCAGAAAGAGCTGTTTCAAGTTCCCGGCTCCTATCCCCATGTCTCACTGTCTAAAGGACGCCTTGACCAATGGAGGGATTTGGGACCATTTGTGGCTCAGTGTGAATCTCTCACTGACTGGGAGGAGACAATCGATCCGCTTGTTCTGCGCTCCGCATCTACAGGGTTTCACAGAACTCACTGTGTACTTCTCACACCAGCTTGTCGATCTGTCTATGTGTTTTATGAGCACAACGACAaagttgaaacatttttaacaaatcccACATCGATTTCTCCCGCTCTTGCTTCTGTTCCACAGACACTCTGGGCGGCACACAAATATGACGTAGGCTTGATCAACAACTGCCAACCGGTCGTCATCACTCCACGTTCTGACTTCCGCCCCCACAAACACCAGTACCCCCTGCGACAAGAGGCCATTGACGGTATCACACCTGTATTCAATTCGCTCCTGGAGGCAGGAGTGATAGTTCCATGTCCAGACTCACCGGTCAGGACGCCAAtatttccagtaaaaaaaatcagagatGCTGGCAAGCCTACAGAATGGCGTTTCGTGCAGGACCTAAAAGCAGTAAATGCGGCTGTTCATGCACGGGCACCAAATGTTCCTAATCCTTACACAATCCTAGCTCAGATTCCTCCTGAAGCTAAATGGTTTTCTGTTGTTGACCTGTCAAATGCCTTTTTCAGCGTGCCAGTCGACAAAGACAGTCAATTTTGGTTTGCATTCAACTTCAACGGTAAGCCATACACCTTCACTCGTTTGTGTCAAGGCTATACCGAATCACCCACAATCTACAATGATGCGCTCAGAGAAAGCTTGGAGAGCTTAACGCTCTCTCCCGGCTCTGCACTTCTGCAGTATGTTGACGACTGTTTAATTGCAGCTCCTACTCAGACGCAGTGTCAGACAGACACGCTTAAACTACTCAAACATTTAGCGAAGGAAGGCCACAAGGCCAGCCTTTCTAAATTGCAATTTGTGTCTCAAAATGTGCGTTTCCTAGGTCATGACATATCTGGAGAAGGAAAAACCCTCTCCCCAAAAAGAATCGCCGCGATCGCATCAATACCGAAACccaacaccaaaaaacaaatgatgtccttTTTGGGCATGTGCTCATACTGTCGATCATTTATTCCAAACTACTCACAAATGGAACAACCGTTATCAAACCTAATCCATGGAAAAAATCTTACAGCACACGACAAAATAATCTGGACTGAAGAGGGTCTTGCGGCcttcacacaaatgaaatgtgcttTGCAAACTCCTCCGACTCTTGGACTGCCGAATCCGAATAAGCCATTTACTCAGACAGTAGATGAAAGACAGGGCTGCATGACTTCTGTGCTGCTACAACCCCATGGTGATAAACTCCGCCCGGTTGCGTATTTCTCCGCAAAACTCGACCCTGTCGCTGCAGGACTGCCACAATGTTTGCGCGCTGTGGCCGCGGCTGAAAGAGCGCTCACTGCCTCACGTGACATAGTGGGTTACGCACCACTCACTCTGCTCGTTCCGCACGCGGTTTCTTTGATTCTCCTCGAACAGAAATCCTCTCACCTTTCTGCGGCTCGCTATTTACGGTACCACACATGTCTCCTCGACATGCCGAATGTCACAATAAAACGTTGTACTAACCTTAACCCTGCATCCTTACTTCCTATTCCTGGGGATGGGGAGGACCACAACTGTTTGGCTGAGCTCCAAGCTCAGTGCACTCCTCGTCCTGACCTAGTGGACACTCCACTAACTAACAGCGACATGGTAATGTATGTGGATGGATCCGCCTCTCGCGATCCTCAGTCTGGTGAAAATTGTGttggttttgctgttgtttctgaCTCTGGTGTGCTGTGTTCAGGTCCTCTGCCATGTCACCTCTCAGCCCAGGCAGCTGAGCTCATCGCTCTGACCGAAGCCTGTAAACTGGCTAAGGGTAAAACAGTCACAGTTCACACTGACTCTCGCTATGCGTTTGGTGTAGTACATGATTTTGGGGCACTGTGGAGACACAGGAATTTCCTTAAATCGGACGGTAAGCCCATCCTACATCACACTCTCATTGCTGAACTGTTGGAATCCATCTTGCTACCCACAGCTATTGCTGTCTGTAAATGTGCAGCCCACACGTCTAATACAGATGATGTATCACGGGGAAATGCTCGAGCAGACTCGGCTGcaaaagctgctgctctgcgcTCGCTCCCAGCTTCCTCTGTTTTCATGTGCTCTCAGGTGTCAGTTCCCTCCTCTCTTACAGCGATGCAGTCCCTCTCCACCCCTGATGAAAGACGGCTTTGGTCCATATCTGGCTGTATTTACACCAACGGCCTCTGGACTGGACCCGAGGGCAAGCCGTGTTTACCTAAACATTATTTTGCCCATTATGCTAAGTTGACTCATGGGTTAGACCATGTGTCAAAAGGTGGAATGTTACGTGCACTTAATGAGACGTGGTTTACAAAAGGGTTCACAGCATATGCACAAAAATTTTGTTCTGCATGTGTCACCTGTTCTACTCACAATGTAGGCAGGCCCGTGGGCGTGTCCAGCCAGGCTGCACACCCACCACCAACCCGCCCTTTTGAGCACATTATGATGGATTTTGTGGAGTTATCTCCATCTGAAG GTTGCAGCCGCCCTCCCGAAACCAGCTGA